A DNA window from Seriola aureovittata isolate HTS-2021-v1 ecotype China chromosome 8, ASM2101889v1, whole genome shotgun sequence contains the following coding sequences:
- the lingo2 gene encoding leucine-rich repeat and immunoglobulin-like domain-containing nogo receptor-interacting protein 2 has product MVDCMSKVMLHTVVSCWQPFLGLALVAVFVGSTLGCPSRCECSAQSKAVVCHRKRMLNIPDGIPTETRILDLSKNKLTMIKPDDFVAFPGLEELDLSGNIISYVEPGAFNALFNMHSLSLKSNRIKLIPLGVFGGLTNLTRLDISDNKIVILLDYMFQDLHNLKFLEVGDNDLVYISHRAFSGLLSLEILTLERCNLTIVPTEALSHLHNLVSLHLRYLSISTLHPYSFKKLFRLRHLEIDNWPLLDHVPANTLHGLNLTLLFITNTNLSSFPYQALKHLPYLTHLNLSYNRIRHIEGGMLMELVRLRELHLVGAQLTTIEPYAFQGLRGLKVLNVSHNRLDTLEKGVFQSPESLEVLLIDNNPLVCDCRLMWILQKRHSIFFGDSQPECSTPEGIRGRPFKEFKETLLSYYVTCTKPKIRENKTQTITVDEGQQAMLRCSAEGTPRPTVSWLSPRRRVLTSRSHGRVTVHNNGTLEIKSAEVQDSGVYLCLASNTAGNDTLMTSLAVKSLGSLYANRTQYYTDPSNTTTNGTTGVTLGLDLKTILVSTAMGCFTFLGVVLFCFLLLFVWSRGKGKHKNNIDVEYVPRSKSNGTNVDSAEGQAGPRRFNMKMM; this is encoded by the coding sequence ATGGTGGACTGTATGAGCAAAGTCATGCTGCACACGGTCGTCTCATGCTGGCAGCCATTCCTGGGACTGGCCCTCGTGGCTGTCTTTGTGGGTTCTACCCTGGGATGTCCCTCGCGCTGCGAGTGTTCGGCGCAGAGCAAGGCAGTTGTCTGTCATCGCAAGCGCATGCTCAATATACCGGACGGCATCCCCACAGAGACCAGGATCCTGGACCTGAGTAAGAATAAGCTGACAATGATCAAACCTGATGACTTTGTTGCCTTTCCTGGTCTTGAGGAACTTGATCTtagtggaaatatcatcagttaTGTTGAGCCCGGAGCTTTCAATGCCCTGTTTAACATGCACTCGCTCAGTCTCAAGAGCAATCGTATCAAGCTCATTCCTCTGGGTGTCTTTGGAGGTTTGACAAATCTTACCCGACTGGATATAAGTGACAACAAGATTGTCATCCTCCTGGATTATATGTTTCAGGACTTGCACAATCTAAAGTTCTTGGAAGTAGGAGACAACGATCTGGTTTACATTTCTCACCGTGCATTCAGTGGACTTTTAAGCCTGGAGATACTAACCTTAGAAAGATGCAACCTTACAATTGTGCCCACTGAGGCCCTTTCCCACCTGCATAACCTTGTCAGCCTCCATCTACGATACCTCAGCATCAGCACTTTGCATCCTTACTCATTCAAAAAGCTGTTCCGGCTGCGGCATCTAGAAATTGATAATTGGCCTTTGCTAGACCATGTGCCAGCCAATACCCTGCACGGCCTCAACCTTACACTGCTGTTCATAACCAATACCAATTTGTCCTCCTTCCCTTACCAAGCCCTGAAGCATCTGCCCTACCTGACACACCTCAACCTGTCCTACAACCGCATCAGGCACATTGAAGGGGGAATGCTCATGGAGCTGGTCCGTCTGCGAGAGCTCCATCTGGTTGGTGCCCAGTTAACCACCATTGAACCATATGCCTTCCAGGGCCTACGGGGGCTTAAAGTCCTTAATGTCTCTCACAACCGACTGGATACACTGGAGAAAGGTGTTTTTCAGTCCCCTGAGTCTCTCGAGGTTCTTCTGATTGACAACAACCCTTTAGTGTGCGACTGTCGTCTCATGTGGATCCTACAAAAAAGGCACTCCATCTTCTTTGGGGATTCGCAACCGGAGTGCAGCACACCTGAGGGTATTCGCGGCAGGCCTTTTAAGGAGTTTAAGGAGACTCTTTTGTCTTATTACGTGACATGCACCAAGCCAAAAATTCgtgagaataaaacacaaacaatcactGTGGATGAAGGCCAGCAGGCAATGTTGCGCTGCAGTGCTGAGGGGACACCAAGGCCCACTGTGTCCTGGTTGTCCCCACGCCGACGAGTTCTGACAAGTAGGAGCCATGGTAGAGTGACCGTCCACAACAATGGCACACTGGAGATCAAGTCAGCAGAGGTACAAGACAGCGGAGTGTACCTTTGCCTTGCATCAAACACCGCTGGGAATGACACCCTGATGACTTCATTGGCGGTGAAAAGTCTGGGATCGCTGTATGCTAACAGGACCCAGTACTACACAGATCCTAGCAATACCACTACCAATGGGACGACTGGTGTGACCCTTGGTCTGGACCTAAAGACTATTCTGGTGTCAACAGCTATGGGTTGTTTTACGTTCCTGGGAGtggtcttgttttgtttcctgctcCTTTTTGTTTGGAGCAGAGGcaaaggaaaacataaaaacaacatagatgTTGAATATGTGCCTCGGTCAAAGTCCAATGGCACTAACGTTGACTCGGCAGAGGGACAAGCTGGTCCTCGTCGTTTTaacatgaaaatgatgtga